Sequence from the Christiangramia fulva genome:
TGATGATTACTTATCCTGCCAGTACAGGAAGGAATTTTGATGAATTATTAAGGGTCATAGATTCCCTTCAGTTAACTGCATATAAGAAAGTGGCGACTCCTGCGAACTGGAAAAGCGGTGAAGATGTGGTTATAAGTCCTTCAGTTTCTAATGAAGAAGCCGATAAGATGTTCCCAAAAGGATACAAAACCATTAAACCTTATTTACGCATGACCCCACAACCCGATTCAAAATAAACCGGGAAGAAGAAAAGTAAAAGGCGGCGTGAAAAATTTTCACGCCGCCTTTTTTATTATTTTGGAAAAATACTATTTAACTTCCATCAATTCCACATCAAACACTAAAATGGCATTTGGTGGAATTACGCCTCCGGCGCCTCTCTCTCCATATCCAAGATGAGGCGGAATCACCAGCCGCGCCTTATCTCCTACCTTCAGTTTCAGGATTCCTTCATCCCAGCCGGGAATCACATGCCCCATACCCACAGGAAATTCCAAAGGCTTGTTCCTTTTATATGAAGAATCGAAAACGGTGCCATCAGCCAGCTGACCTTTATAATGTACGGCAACAGTTTTGCCTTTTTCGGCCTGCTTTCCATCTCCTTTATTGATGATCTTATATCGGAGTCCGCTTTCGGTTTTTTCAAATCCTGCGGCAAGTTTTTCGAGCTCTGCCTCGGCTTTCTTTTTAGCTTCCTCTTCTTTTTTTACTTTTTCAGCATTAAAATTTTCAAAGGCCTTTACGGCATCAAAATTTTCAGCATCGCTGCCTTCACGAATGATCTCCAGTTTTTCGATCTTATCACCCTGCTGGATCTTGTCAACCACATCCTGACCTTCGACCACATTTCCAAAAACCGTATGTTTTCCGTCAAGCCATGGAGTTTCAACATGAGTGATAAAAAACTGACTCCCGTTGGTACCAGGCCCGGCATTGGCCATCGATAATTTTCCCGGTTCATCATGCTTCAGGTCAGGATGGATCTCGTCATCAAAATTATAACCCGGGCCACCGGCTCCGGTACCCTGTGGATCACCTCCCTGGATCATAAAATCTGGGATCACCCGGTGAAATTTGAGTCCGTCGTAGTATGGCTCTCCTTTCTTTTTCGCTTTGTTTTCAATTTTGCCTTCCGCAAGGCCTACAAAATTGCCAACCGTGCCGGGAGTTTTTTTATATTCCAGCTCTGCAAGGATCTCTCCTTTTGAAGTGTGAAATTTGGCATATAATCCGTCGTTCATTTTTCTAAATTTTTATTGAGTTGCAAAGATACCCAGATTAATTTTTATAGACCTGCTCGCCGTTAATAAAGGTCCTAATGACTTTAGTTTCAGGAACACTGTCTAAGGCCACCTCCATTAAATCGCGGTCCAGGATCACAAAATCGGCAAATTTACCGGCTTCAATACTTCCTTTTTCATTTTCCTCAAAATTGGCATACGCAGCCCAGATGGTCATTCCTTTTAAGGTTTCTTCTCTTGAAAGAGCCTGGTCTTTCATAAATCCGCCTTCAGGATAATTTTCAGTGTCCTGGCGGGAAACCGCCGCATAAAAGGTCAAAAACGGACTCACCTTCTCAACCGGAAAATCGGTTCCTAGGGCCACAAGCCCGGCTTCCTGCAACAATTTTTTATAGGCATAAGCGCCTTTGATCCGCTCTGGCCCCAGACGATCTTCAGCCCAGTACATATCGCTGGTCGCATGCGTAGGTTGAACCGAAGGAATGATATTTTTGCTGAAATAATGAAAATCTTCGGGATCTATTACCTGCGAATGCTCCACCCTCCACCTTCTATCGGTAGTATCATCAAGCAGGGAATCATAGGTTTTCAAAACCAGGTAATTCGCAGAATCGCCAATCGCATGCGTGTTTAACTGGAATTCAGATTTCGCAACCCGGGCTGCAATATCCTTTAGATCAGATATGGGAGAAAGTAGAGCTCCAAAATGGTTCGGCCTGTCGGAATAAGGTTTTTTCAGGGCCGCTCCACGAGAACCCAGGGCGCCATCTTCATAGAATTTTACAGAGCGCACATTCAGCCTTTCTGTTTTATAAGGTCCTTTTGAAAGATAATAATCCAGATTTTGAGGAGAATTTGCAACCATGGCATAAATTCTCATTTTCAGTTCTCCACTTTTCTGAAGGCTATCGATTGTTTCAATCACTTCCCGAGGCAGTCCGGCATCGTCAACCGTAGTTAGCCCATATTTCAAACAAATCTCCTGTGCGCTTAAAAGAGCTTCTTTTCTTTCCTGAAAATCGGGTTCTTCCTGGGTAGCTTCGATCAATTCCATTGGATTATCTACGAGTATACCGGTAAGTTTACCGTCTTTTTGTTCAATATCACCTCCCTGGAATTTAGTTTTGGTGGTAATGTTAGCCTTATCGAGCGCTGCCTGGTTTACCAGCATCGCATGGCCATCGATCCTGGTTATTGCAACTGGTGTATCCGGAAATAATACATCCAGGGTATCTTTGGCAGGAAATTCTTTTACCTCCCAGTCATTCTGGTCCCAGCCACGGCCGGTAATATAATCGAGATGATGCTTTTTCTGAAATTCCACAATTCGGGAAACGACTTCCTTAAAGCTTTTCGTTCCCGTAAGCTCAACTTTTTGTTGTTGCAGGCCAAGTCCGTAAAAATGGGCGTGTGCATCTATGAAGCCGGGATAAACGGCTTTCCCTTCGGCATCAATGATTTGGGCATACTCATATTTATCTTTCAGACCGGCAGTAGTTCCTGTTTCAAAGAATTTACCATCTTTGACCGCAAAAGCTTCAATTTTGCTAAAAGTGCTATCAACGGTATAAACTTTTGCGTTGTAAACCAGCAAATCGGCCTTCTGTTTTTCAGAATTACAACTCACCAGAAATACCAGAAAGCCACAAAGCATTGATATTTTTTTCATCAGGTTATATTTTAACTAAAATTAAAAAAATGCGCCCTGCCAGACGCATTCTTCATAATATTAAATTTTCTTATTTCTTATAGTCCAATCGCATCGATCACGGCATTGCGGATATCAGGATTTGCGGCCGCTGCAAGGGCAACCGAAACAAATAAGCCGATCATGGCATAGGCAAAGTCCTTAAAGATCATTCTGCCTGCTTTCTTGCGGTGTTTTTTACCTTTCTTGGTTCTCGCCAGACTGATGGCTATCTCACGACCTCCAATCACCCCCAGGAAAACCCAGGTGGTACTCATAGGGACGGTGCTGATAAAAAGCTTATAGATTAGAAGTGCCACATAGGTAAAATCGACTACCGTGGCGGCCCGGATATCCGATATTCTTGATTTTTCGCTAACAACTTTCTGAATCTTATCGCCCCGTAAATAGAAGAGCAATCCTAAGCCCATGAAAATGGTCACCGAAAAAATGATAAACTGAAAAAGATTCTGATGTCTTGGTAAATAAACGGCGATATTCGCACCATCCTGCATCACCCAAACAGCCCAAAGTGAACCGCTAACGATCCATTGAGTGATGGTCCAGCCGCGATGGAACTTTCGGCTTTTGAAATACTTTTTTATGAAATTATAGGAAAGGTACCAAACCAGGAAAGACAAAATAAAGGCCATAATATACCCGGTCCAGCTTTTCCAAACTACCGAAGTAATTCCGGAAGTATCGGCACTGAATACACTCAGGATCAAAAATGTGGTGGAAACGGGCATTCTGAGCCGGGTGAGAATCAAAAGTACCAGCGGCGCAATGATCTGGAAAAAGCTGAATTTCTCAGGATGCGGATAATCTGTTGTCCCGTCAGGATTCAGGAGCCGTTGATAGGTCACATCACCGTCAAAATAAAAATAACTAAAGGCAACCGTAACTAAGAAGATAGAACCCACAAAAAGCCATAAAACCCACCATTTTCGGTCTTTATTACTTTCAATAAAAGTTCCCAAAGATTGAATGCTGTCATTGGCGACCGTCGCATAGGCTGCAAAAAAGAACCCCAGCCACATTGCTCCCCGGGAATAACCGGTGAGTATACCGGCGAGAATTATTCCTACTATTACAATTGCCAGGAAGGTCTTTTCCTGGACCAGAAAATCAAGTAGGTTAAGATACGGCCGATCGCGATCCAGCCGTCTAAATTTCTTAGCCATGGAGGTTATTTAAGGTTAATATTAGCGGCTCCTAAAATAGAATAATTCGGCCTAATTACCATATTTTCCGGATAGGCGAAAGTGTTTAATTAAATGTGCCCAAAATATTTCATCTAAAAGCCCTATTTTAGAACCTCCTGAAAATTTTCGGACAAAATATGAGGTATCTATTTCTTATTACGGTGCTACTTAACAGCATACTTGCTTTTGCCCAGTCTTCATCAAAAACCAGAATATTCCACGACAGCATTGGTTTTGCCAAACATGCGTGGCAAATGGACAGTATCATGAGCAGGATCGATGCTTCAGACAAGGTTCCGGTAAATTCAACCTACAAAGCAGTAATCAATCCGCACGACGATTATGCCTACGCCGGCGGTTTATATGCCAAAACGCTGCAGGGGATTAAGGCAAACACCATTATTTTGGTGGGCGTGGCTCATCGGGCAAGAAATTATCAACTTCAGGATAAACTGGTTTTTGGGGATTATGATTACTGGGAAGCGCCCTACGGAAAATTGAAAATTTCCCAAATAAGGGATGAACTGCTTCAGAAAATGAATGCGAAGAATTTCGTGGTTCACGACAGTATGATGCAACTCGAACATTCCCTGGAAGCTATTGTTCCTTTCCTTCAAAAAATGAATCCCAATGTTGAAATTATACCGATTCTCGTTCCTTATATGAAATTCGAGGATATGCAGAATTATTCTGATGAACTGGCAGAAACACTTTCAGAAATTATGAAAGAAAAAAACCTCCAATATGGCAAAGACCTCGCCATTGTGATTTCAAATGATGCCATACATTACGGAAGTGAAGACTGGGGTGGCAGCGATCTGGCCCCTTTCGGAACAGATAGTATTGGCAATGAAAAGGCCCATCAAAAAGATGAAAAAATAATCGCAGAAACCCTGAAAGGTAAATTGACCGCCGAGAAAATTGAAAAATTTAAGCATTACACCGTTCAACCTGATAATTATAAGGAATACCAGTGGACCTGGTGTGGAAGGTATTCGGTTCCCTTCGGACTCCTTTTCGCCAATAAACTGAATAAAATTCTGAATGGAGAAAAGCTCCAGGGTGAACTTATAGGCTACCGTTCCAGTTTAAAAAATCAACACCTGAAGGTTGAAGACCTGGGAATGGGGACCACCGCGCCCAGCAAACCTACACATTGGGTAGCTTATGTGGGAATGGCGTATCAGTAATTCGAAAAAAAAATGAAATGAAAAAATATTTAGTATTCGCTCTGGCAATTTTGATACTTACCGCTTGTAAGGACAATACATCAGAAAAAGCCGAAAACCCCAAAGAATTTGATCTTCTTATTACCAATGCGAAGGTGGTAGATGTTCAAAATAACAAGATACTGCAGAATCAAGTGATCGGTATCACTTCAGATACCATTCGGTTTATAGATAAAATGAGCGAGAGCAACTCTTTTAAGGCTAAAGAAACCTTTGATGCTGAAAATAAATTCGTGATGCCGGGATTGTGGGATATGCACGTACATTTTCGCGGCGGTGATTCTTTAATCGAGGAAAATAAAGATTTTCTTCCGCTATATCTTGCTTTTGGGGTCACTACGGTTCGCGATGCGGGCGGTGATATGACTCCGTCGGTACTCGACTGGCGCAGAAAGACGGCCAAAGGAGAAATCGCCGGTCCGCGGATCTTCACCTCCGGACCCAAACTGGATGGTGCAAATCCTGCGTGGCCTGGTTCTATATCGGTGACCAATAAGGCTGAAATTAAAAAAGCCCTTGATTCTCTTCAGAAGTTGAAGGTAGATTATGTGAAAATGTATGATGGCAGCCTCACCCCTGAAATTTTCTACGGGATCATTGAAGAGGCGGAAAATAGAAAAATGAAAACCACCGGACACATGCCTATGGATGCAAATTTTCTGAAAGCCGTAGACCTTGGCCTGGATGGAACGGAACATATGTATTACGTACTGAAAGCCTGTTCTCCTGTTGGGGATAGCCTTGGAAACCTGGGTAAAGGCTACGGAATTATAAATGATCTTGTCAAGACTTATGATGAAGATCTGGCAGCGAGCGTATTTTCTACTCTTAATAACCAGGAAACTACGGTAACCCCAACCCTGCATATTGGAAAAACCCTGGGAAATATCCTCGATACTGATCATAGCAAGGATAAAACGCTTTCTTACATTGGAAAAGGAATTCAAAAAACTTACAATGGCCGTATTGAAAGTGCCAAAAGAGCCCGGGCTGCGGGAAGCGATATACATTCCACCACAGAAGAGATGTTTGCCGCTATGATCGTTCCCATGCAAAAAGCGGGAGTGACTTTACTTGCAGGTTCAGATGCCGGGCCATTCAACTCTTTTGTTTATCCTGGTGAATCTCTACATGCCGAACTTCAGGAACTGGTTTTGGCTGGTTTAACACCTCAACAGGCGTTGATCACCTCAGTGGTGAATGGCCCGAAATTCTTTGATCTGGAAAGATATTATGGAAGCCTTGAAAAAGGAAAAGTGGGTGATCTTCTTATTTTGGATAAAAATCCGCTGGAGAAAATAGAAAATACCCGGAGCATAAAATTTATCATTAAGAATGATAAGATCTACACTCCGGATGAATTATTAAAAGACCTTTAGAAATCGAATTTATAAGTGGCGCCGGCAAGTACCTGAAGGCCCTGGACATCATAATCTATCCATTTTTGGTAGTTATTGTCCAGTAAATTATTTCCTTTTACAAAGGCTGAAAGCTGGTCATTGAAGCGATAGCCAAGGTGGGCATTCACATCGAAATAGCTATCCAGGGTCATGATTTGGCCCATTCCGGGATCGGCATTTAGGTA
This genomic interval carries:
- a CDS encoding peptidylprolyl isomerase; the protein is MNDGLYAKFHTSKGEILAELEYKKTPGTVGNFVGLAEGKIENKAKKKGEPYYDGLKFHRVIPDFMIQGGDPQGTGAGGPGYNFDDEIHPDLKHDEPGKLSMANAGPGTNGSQFFITHVETPWLDGKHTVFGNVVEGQDVVDKIQQGDKIEKLEIIREGSDAENFDAVKAFENFNAEKVKKEEEAKKKAEAELEKLAAGFEKTESGLRYKIINKGDGKQAEKGKTVAVHYKGQLADGTVFDSSYKRNKPLEFPVGMGHVIPGWDEGILKLKVGDKARLVIPPHLGYGERGAGGVIPPNAILVFDVELMEVK
- a CDS encoding amidohydrolase gives rise to the protein MKKISMLCGFLVFLVSCNSEKQKADLLVYNAKVYTVDSTFSKIEAFAVKDGKFFETGTTAGLKDKYEYAQIIDAEGKAVYPGFIDAHAHFYGLGLQQQKVELTGTKSFKEVVSRIVEFQKKHHLDYITGRGWDQNDWEVKEFPAKDTLDVLFPDTPVAITRIDGHAMLVNQAALDKANITTKTKFQGGDIEQKDGKLTGILVDNPMELIEATQEEPDFQERKEALLSAQEICLKYGLTTVDDAGLPREVIETIDSLQKSGELKMRIYAMVANSPQNLDYYLSKGPYKTERLNVRSVKFYEDGALGSRGAALKKPYSDRPNHFGALLSPISDLKDIAARVAKSEFQLNTHAIGDSANYLVLKTYDSLLDDTTDRRWRVEHSQVIDPEDFHYFSKNIIPSVQPTHATSDMYWAEDRLGPERIKGAYAYKKLLQEAGLVALGTDFPVEKVSPFLTFYAAVSRQDTENYPEGGFMKDQALSREETLKGMTIWAAYANFEENEKGSIEAGKFADFVILDRDLMEVALDSVPETKVIRTFINGEQVYKN
- the amrB gene encoding AmmeMemoRadiSam system protein B — encoded protein: MRYLFLITVLLNSILAFAQSSSKTRIFHDSIGFAKHAWQMDSIMSRIDASDKVPVNSTYKAVINPHDDYAYAGGLYAKTLQGIKANTIILVGVAHRARNYQLQDKLVFGDYDYWEAPYGKLKISQIRDELLQKMNAKNFVVHDSMMQLEHSLEAIVPFLQKMNPNVEIIPILVPYMKFEDMQNYSDELAETLSEIMKEKNLQYGKDLAIVISNDAIHYGSEDWGGSDLAPFGTDSIGNEKAHQKDEKIIAETLKGKLTAEKIEKFKHYTVQPDNYKEYQWTWCGRYSVPFGLLFANKLNKILNGEKLQGELIGYRSSLKNQHLKVEDLGMGTTAPSKPTHWVAYVGMAYQ
- a CDS encoding amidohydrolase family protein, with product MKKYLVFALAILILTACKDNTSEKAENPKEFDLLITNAKVVDVQNNKILQNQVIGITSDTIRFIDKMSESNSFKAKETFDAENKFVMPGLWDMHVHFRGGDSLIEENKDFLPLYLAFGVTTVRDAGGDMTPSVLDWRRKTAKGEIAGPRIFTSGPKLDGANPAWPGSISVTNKAEIKKALDSLQKLKVDYVKMYDGSLTPEIFYGIIEEAENRKMKTTGHMPMDANFLKAVDLGLDGTEHMYYVLKACSPVGDSLGNLGKGYGIINDLVKTYDEDLAASVFSTLNNQETTVTPTLHIGKTLGNILDTDHSKDKTLSYIGKGIQKTYNGRIESAKRARAAGSDIHSTTEEMFAAMIVPMQKAGVTLLAGSDAGPFNSFVYPGESLHAELQELVLAGLTPQQALITSVVNGPKFFDLERYYGSLEKGKVGDLLILDKNPLEKIENTRSIKFIIKNDKIYTPDELLKDL